The Ktedonobacteraceae bacterium genome window below encodes:
- the pheS gene encoding phenylalanine--tRNA ligase subunit alpha produces the protein MSSLLQQDLLQQLEQLRRNAETALASANNSEAIRAWHGEYLGRKGQLTAILRNLGSLSAEERPVVGKVANEVKVALEQALQERQAAIEQAEMMAARSAETIDVTLPGRPQTLGKLHPTTMTLREIYTIFTSMGFQIYDSPEVETDEYNFQFLNMPPGHPARDMWDTFYTTTDDLILRTHTSPGQIHAMREYAPEPIRIILPGKVYRYEQVTARSESMFFQVEGLAVGKRITFSDLKGVITTFANQMYGEGRKMRFRKSYFPFTEPSVEADIDCVLCGGKGCAICKYTGWLEIMGAGMVHPVVLQYGGYDPGEYSGFAFGMGPERIALQRYGIEDIRYFYANDVRFLERVG, from the coding sequence ATGAGCAGTCTATTACAACAGGATTTATTGCAACAATTGGAGCAGCTACGACGAAATGCTGAAACAGCCCTGGCTTCGGCTAACAACAGCGAGGCCATTCGTGCCTGGCATGGCGAGTATCTGGGGCGCAAGGGCCAGCTTACCGCTATCCTGCGCAACCTGGGCAGTCTGAGCGCCGAGGAGCGTCCGGTGGTGGGCAAGGTCGCGAACGAAGTGAAGGTAGCCCTCGAACAGGCCTTGCAGGAGCGCCAGGCAGCAATCGAACAGGCCGAGATGATGGCCGCTCGCAGCGCAGAAACGATAGACGTAACGCTGCCTGGACGCCCGCAGACGCTGGGAAAGCTGCATCCCACCACGATGACGCTGCGGGAGATCTATACCATCTTCACCTCGATGGGCTTCCAGATTTACGATAGCCCGGAGGTAGAAACCGACGAGTACAATTTCCAATTTCTGAATATGCCGCCGGGGCACCCGGCCAGGGATATGTGGGATACCTTCTACACCACCACCGATGACCTGATCTTGCGCACGCATACCAGCCCGGGCCAGATTCATGCCATGCGCGAGTACGCGCCCGAACCAATCCGCATCATCTTGCCGGGCAAGGTCTATCGCTACGAGCAGGTCACGGCGCGTTCAGAATCGATGTTCTTCCAGGTGGAAGGCCTGGCCGTGGGCAAGCGCATCACCTTCAGCGATCTCAAGGGCGTTATCACCACCTTCGCCAATCAGATGTATGGTGAGGGACGCAAGATGCGCTTCCGCAAGAGCTACTTCCCGTTCACGGAGCCGAGCGTGGAGGCGGATATCGACTGCGTGCTGTGCGGCGGCAAGGGCTGTGCCATTTGTAAGTATACCGGCTGGCTCGAGATTATGGGCGCCGGCATGGTGCATCCCGTCGTGCTGCAATATGGCGGCTACGACCCCGGTGAGTACAGCGGCTTCGCATTCGGCATGGGGCCTGAGCGCATCGCCTTACAGCGGTATGGCATCGAAGACATCCGGTACTTCTATGCGAACGATGTGCGGTTCCTTGAAAGAGTGGGATAG
- a CDS encoding TIGR03621 family F420-dependent LLM class oxidoreductase encodes MNRPFRFGVTVSNAPSRSAWITTARRIEQLGYSSMLMPDRPSLGGLAPLTALAVAAEATSLLRVGSYVFCNDYRHPVILAREAATLDLLSEGRFELGLGAGVSPTEFQQMGIPFASGGTRIGHLEETIQLMKQLFTEETVNFSGKYYTITGMRGYPRPVQKPYMPILVAGTGERILKLAAREANIIAIGSRMFAQRIGTTQATDAADATLEQKIAWIKEAAGNRFADLELCQTIFDKEISDSDTPISQAGGPPILKRPLTIEQAVEELLEQRERYGFSYLQVHQGQMENFAPVVARLAGK; translated from the coding sequence ATGAACCGACCATTTCGCTTCGGTGTAACCGTAAGCAATGCCCCATCGCGTAGCGCGTGGATTACAACTGCCCGCAGGATCGAGCAGTTGGGTTATTCATCGATGCTCATGCCTGATCGTCCCTCGCTGGGAGGGCTTGCCCCGCTCACTGCACTGGCTGTGGCTGCTGAAGCAACCTCGTTACTACGCGTTGGCAGTTATGTATTCTGCAATGATTATCGCCACCCGGTAATACTAGCCAGGGAGGCTGCCACGCTGGACCTGCTTTCCGAGGGTCGTTTCGAACTTGGCCTGGGAGCAGGAGTCAGTCCAACTGAATTTCAACAAATGGGTATTCCGTTTGCCAGCGGGGGTACTCGCATTGGACATCTTGAAGAAACGATCCAGTTGATGAAACAGCTTTTTACGGAAGAGACCGTGAATTTCAGCGGAAAATACTACACGATTACGGGGATGAGGGGCTATCCCAGGCCTGTGCAGAAGCCATATATGCCCATCCTGGTAGCAGGGACAGGAGAACGCATACTGAAACTGGCAGCCCGGGAAGCGAATATCATTGCTATCGGGTCAAGAATGTTTGCGCAGCGTATAGGCACTACGCAAGCTACCGATGCTGCAGACGCGACACTTGAGCAAAAGATTGCCTGGATCAAAGAAGCTGCCGGAAATCGCTTTGCCGACCTGGAACTGTGCCAAACGATCTTCGATAAGGAGATCAGCGATAGTGACACTCCCATTTCTCAAGCAGGAGGGCCACCGATTCTGAAGAGGCCACTAACCATCGAGCAGGCGGTGGAGGAACTGCTGGAGCAACGGGAGCGCTACGGATTCTCCTATCTTCAGGTTCATCAGGGGCAGATGGAGAATTTTGCTCCGGTGGTTGCGCGGCTGGCAGGGAAATAA
- a CDS encoding ribosomal protein L7/L12, giving the protein MDNLELEVEVRNRLRRLEQKVDFLLNELGLAQKEAAAAGSLPRVDPALAEVMVLLQQNKKIEAIKLYREITGASLAEAKHAIDNMTY; this is encoded by the coding sequence ATGGATAACCTGGAACTTGAAGTTGAAGTGCGCAATCGTCTTCGTCGCCTGGAACAGAAGGTAGATTTTCTCCTCAACGAACTCGGTCTTGCACAAAAGGAAGCCGCTGCTGCTGGCAGCCTGCCGCGAGTTGACCCGGCTCTGGCCGAAGTAATGGTATTGCTCCAACAGAACAAGAAAATTGAGGCGATTAAGCTTTACCGCGAGATAACGGGAGCCAGCCTGGCTGAGGCTAAACACGCGATAGATAACATGACGTATTAG
- a CDS encoding cytochrome P450 produces the protein MTKSKPPGPTGLPLLGSVFPWLRNQPRFLLETYRRYGEVVRFEFLGFHGAILHGAEANRYILIDAVDNFQVGPVIDRARARWIVGQGILFIDEPEHRQQRRLLLPSIHRKRIETYQQVMREVTTQILDCWQSGLFTTAHCLDDGEYFIRVVCYGKLNPSIYQKLNRIPFDLNPIGMPSSARVKRRVSQ, from the coding sequence ATGACGAAGAGCAAGCCACCGGGCCCCACTGGACTTCCGCTGCTCGGCTCCGTCTTCCCCTGGCTGCGAAACCAACCACGCTTCCTGCTGGAGACTTACCGGCGCTATGGTGAAGTTGTACGTTTCGAGTTCCTGGGTTTTCATGGCGCGATACTTCACGGAGCGGAAGCCAATCGCTATATCCTGATAGATGCTGTAGACAACTTCCAGGTCGGCCCTGTTATTGATAGGGCACGTGCCCGTTGGATTGTAGGGCAAGGGATTCTATTTATCGACGAGCCTGAACACCGGCAGCAGCGTCGTTTGCTGCTGCCCTCAATACATCGCAAACGTATCGAGACATATCAGCAGGTAATGCGCGAGGTAACAACACAGATTCTCGACTGCTGGCAGTCCGGCTTATTTACGACCGCCCATTGTCTAGACGATGGGGAATACTTCATACGAGTTGTCTGTTATGGCAAGCTTAACCCCTCCATCTATCAAAAGCTTAATCGTATCCCTTTTGACCTCAATCCTATAGGTATGCCAAGCAGCGCCAGGGTCAAAAGGAGAGTTAGCCAATGA
- a CDS encoding MFS transporter, with product MSVTQVQGGQTTEQRRVWVVFSGLMLAMLIASLDQTVVATALPTIVSDLGGLNQLSWVVTAYLLASTVSTPLWGKLGDLYGRKRLFQATIVIFLIGSALCGISQNMTELIIFRAFQGLGGGGLIVLAQAIIGDIVPPRERGRYQGIFGAVYGFSSVAGPLLGGFFVDNLTWRWVFYINIPIGAAALVVIAIALQASGPHGHHKIDYFGTALLAAAATALVLLTTLGGTIYPWESAPIFILAGCAIVLIISFIIVEQRAAEPVLPLELFRNRVFILACTIGFVVGFALFGATTYLPLFLQVVNGASPTASGLRMVPLMAGVLTTSIISGQLITRWGRYKVFPIVGTALMIVGLYLLSLMNAQTSILLASLYMLVLGFGLGLVMQVLVIAVQNAVEYRNLGTATSGATFFRSIGGSFGTAIFGAIFANALTSNLASLASSLPPGFNLNSAENAAAIQHLPAALRAEFVHAYAQSLSLVFLVAAPIAAVAFILTWFLPEIQLRKTAEATDVGHTFAMPAARSSQEEIELALHVLASRDSRELMYRRLAERAGIDLDPLSCWLLFRIQEQAPVSESNLAERVQVPIDKLSPAIEQLEHKGLVAETARADGQAGGQLQLTSSGQQAFDKLHKAYHDSLAELLEGWSPEQEEELAMLLHRVATKLLSADSGKELVGASR from the coding sequence ATGTCCGTAACACAGGTTCAAGGAGGACAAACCACGGAACAGCGCAGAGTATGGGTGGTATTTTCCGGGCTTATGCTGGCGATGTTGATTGCCTCGCTTGACCAGACCGTCGTGGCAACCGCGCTCCCGACAATTGTGAGCGACCTGGGAGGGTTGAACCAGCTATCATGGGTGGTGACAGCCTACCTGCTGGCCTCGACTGTTTCCACGCCGCTATGGGGCAAACTGGGTGATCTTTACGGGCGCAAACGGCTCTTCCAGGCCACGATTGTCATCTTTCTGATCGGTTCCGCCTTATGCGGCATCAGCCAGAATATGACTGAACTGATCATTTTTCGCGCCTTTCAAGGGTTGGGCGGTGGTGGATTGATTGTGCTTGCCCAGGCCATTATCGGCGATATTGTGCCCCCTCGCGAGCGCGGGCGCTACCAGGGCATCTTTGGCGCTGTCTATGGCTTTTCAAGTGTTGCTGGGCCGCTGCTGGGAGGGTTCTTTGTCGATAACCTTACCTGGCGCTGGGTATTCTATATCAACATCCCTATCGGGGCTGCCGCGCTGGTAGTGATTGCCATTGCTTTGCAAGCTTCGGGTCCACATGGGCATCATAAGATTGACTATTTTGGAACGGCATTGCTGGCAGCCGCGGCTACAGCCCTGGTACTGCTCACTACTCTCGGCGGCACTATTTATCCCTGGGAATCCGCGCCAATTTTCATTCTTGCCGGCTGTGCTATAGTCCTTATTATCTCTTTCATCATCGTGGAACAACGCGCTGCCGAACCTGTATTGCCGCTTGAATTGTTCCGCAATCGCGTCTTTATTCTTGCCTGTACGATTGGCTTCGTAGTCGGATTTGCGCTCTTCGGTGCGACGACCTACCTGCCGCTCTTTCTCCAGGTGGTCAATGGTGCGTCGCCTACCGCTTCTGGCCTGCGGATGGTGCCGCTGATGGCGGGAGTGCTAACCACATCGATCATCAGCGGGCAGCTTATCACGCGCTGGGGACGCTATAAGGTCTTTCCAATAGTTGGTACAGCCTTGATGATAGTTGGCCTGTACCTGCTTTCGCTGATGAACGCGCAAACGAGTATTCTCCTGGCCTCACTCTACATGCTTGTACTGGGCTTCGGGCTGGGATTGGTAATGCAGGTGCTGGTGATCGCTGTACAAAACGCTGTCGAATACCGCAATCTGGGCACCGCGACATCCGGCGCGACCTTCTTCCGTTCCATTGGTGGCTCCTTCGGAACGGCCATTTTCGGCGCCATCTTCGCTAACGCGCTTACCTCGAATCTTGCTTCCCTGGCCTCCTCGCTGCCGCCCGGTTTCAATTTAAACAGCGCCGAGAATGCCGCGGCGATCCAGCATTTGCCGGCAGCGCTGCGTGCAGAGTTTGTGCATGCCTACGCCCAATCGCTCTCGCTGGTCTTCCTGGTGGCCGCGCCAATTGCAGCAGTGGCATTCATTCTTACCTGGTTCCTGCCGGAGATACAACTGCGCAAGACAGCCGAGGCGACCGATGTAGGACACACCTTCGCGATGCCGGCAGCGCGCTCTTCGCAAGAGGAGATCGAACTGGCGCTGCATGTGCTGGCCAGCCGTGACAGCAGGGAGCTTATGTATCGACGCCTCGCGGAACGCGCCGGGATTGACCTCGATCCTCTCTCCTGCTGGCTCCTCTTTCGCATTCAGGAGCAGGCTCCAGTCTCCGAGTCGAACCTGGCAGAGCGCGTGCAGGTACCAATAGACAAGCTCTCTCCTGCTATAGAGCAGCTGGAACACAAAGGTCTGGTTGCAGAGACAGCACGGGCAGATGGACAGGCAGGCGGGCAATTACAACTGACATCGTCAGGTCAGCAGGCATTCGATAAATTACATAAAGCCTATCATGATAGCCTTGCCGAGCTGCTTGAGGGCTGGTCCCCAGAACAGGAAGAGGAGCTTGCCATGTTGCTGCATCGTGTAGCCACAAAACTGCTGAGCGCCGATTCTGGAAAAGAGTTGGTCGGCGCATCCCGTTGA
- a CDS encoding 3-hydroxyacyl-CoA dehydrogenase, which translates to MDVKNKGVVVTGGASGLGAACVRLLTQSGAKVVIADLNSETGTALANELGGSTLFVQTNVTEEESMQAAVRAAVEKFGGLYVLINCAGIGIAERVLGKNGPASLASFTRVININLIGTFNAIRLAAAAMAENTPNEGGERGVIINTASVAAFDGQIGQAAYSASKGGIVGMTLPIARDLSRNGIRVMTIAPGIFDTPLLGSLPEPARISLGQQVPFPPRLGRPSEYAALAKHIIENEMLNGEVIRLDGAIRMAPR; encoded by the coding sequence ATGGACGTAAAAAACAAAGGCGTTGTAGTAACCGGTGGCGCATCCGGCCTGGGCGCGGCCTGCGTGCGACTCCTGACACAATCTGGGGCGAAAGTAGTGATCGCGGACCTCAATAGCGAGACGGGTACGGCGCTGGCAAACGAGCTGGGCGGCTCAACCTTATTTGTGCAGACCAACGTGACTGAAGAGGAATCGATGCAGGCGGCGGTGCGGGCCGCAGTCGAAAAATTTGGCGGCCTGTATGTGCTGATCAACTGCGCGGGCATCGGCATAGCCGAACGAGTGCTGGGCAAGAATGGCCCTGCCAGCCTCGCGTCTTTCACGCGCGTAATCAATATCAACTTGATTGGTACGTTTAATGCGATTCGATTGGCGGCAGCGGCAATGGCGGAGAACACGCCCAACGAGGGTGGCGAGCGCGGCGTGATTATCAATACGGCCTCGGTCGCGGCATTCGACGGTCAGATCGGACAGGCGGCCTATTCAGCATCCAAGGGTGGCATCGTCGGCATGACACTGCCGATAGCACGCGATCTGTCTCGCAACGGTATTCGCGTGATGACCATTGCCCCCGGTATTTTTGATACGCCGCTGCTGGGCAGTCTGCCAGAGCCTGCGCGCATCTCGCTTGGCCAGCAGGTGCCGTTCCCACCGCGCCTGGGCCGTCCCAGCGAATATGCTGCATTGGCAAAGCATATTATTGAGAACGAGATGTTGAATGGGGAGGTGATTCGGCTGGACGGGGCGATACGCATGGCTCCCAGATGA
- a CDS encoding PQQ-binding-like beta-propeller repeat protein — protein MNRWSIWGTCIVLLSLLAIVPTPTVNAAKHSSTSATAYHINTQHDGLQTDNLTPPLNLKWTATLGGTAYYPLIAEGKVFVTATTSQGEGLLYAFDLATGQTAWGPIDIGSSGNFATATYDSGRVFTLNGAGILQAYAAKNGKLLWTTQITSQYSFSSPPTALHGLVYTGAAGSGGTVYAFNEKNGAQVWTQSVENGDDSSPAVDKNGVYVSYACNQAYDFAPKSGALIWHYSGPCEGGGGATTALYQNRLYTRDFEGDLILNASNGKLVGSYTATQPPAFSGKMGYFLNGSTLSAETLSNHTVLWIFNGDGSLVTAPIVDGSYVYIGSSQGNLYALNASTGSQVWSTKVGAPMGQAEFASLAAGDQVVAVPAGDLLAVYG, from the coding sequence ATGAACAGATGGTCAATCTGGGGAACATGTATCGTTCTCCTATCTCTACTCGCTATCGTGCCAACACCTACCGTTAATGCAGCGAAACACTCGTCAACGTCGGCAACCGCCTATCACATCAATACCCAGCATGATGGCTTGCAGACCGACAATCTCACTCCTCCACTCAATCTCAAGTGGACAGCAACACTCGGCGGTACTGCTTACTATCCTCTGATCGCCGAAGGCAAGGTTTTCGTGACGGCAACTACCTCGCAGGGCGAAGGACTTCTTTACGCCTTTGACCTGGCAACCGGTCAAACAGCCTGGGGTCCTATTGATATCGGGTCTTCGGGCAATTTCGCTACCGCAACCTATGATTCCGGTCGTGTCTTTACTTTAAACGGGGCCGGTATTTTGCAAGCTTACGCGGCGAAGAATGGCAAGTTGCTGTGGACGACACAGATTACTAGCCAGTACTCGTTCTCATCTCCGCCTACGGCCCTGCATGGTCTCGTCTATACCGGGGCCGCGGGCAGCGGTGGAACGGTCTATGCCTTCAATGAGAAAAACGGCGCGCAGGTATGGACGCAGTCCGTGGAAAACGGGGACGATAGTTCGCCCGCTGTGGACAAAAATGGCGTCTATGTTTCCTATGCCTGCAACCAGGCCTACGACTTCGCGCCCAAGAGCGGGGCGCTTATCTGGCATTACTCGGGTCCATGCGAAGGCGGCGGCGGGGCAACAACTGCGCTCTACCAAAACCGCCTCTACACGCGCGATTTTGAGGGTGACCTGATTCTTAACGCATCCAATGGCAAGCTTGTTGGCTCATATACTGCCACGCAGCCACCGGCTTTCAGCGGCAAGATGGGCTACTTCCTGAATGGCTCGACGCTGTCCGCGGAGACCCTGAGCAATCATACCGTGCTATGGATTTTTAACGGCGATGGCTCCCTGGTTACCGCACCCATTGTCGATGGTTCATACGTCTATATTGGTTCCTCACAGGGTAACCTCTATGCCTTGAATGCCAGCACCGGAAGCCAGGTATGGTCGACAAAAGTGGGCGCGCCGATGGGGCAGGCAGAATTTGCCAGCCTGGCCGCTGGCGACCAGGTTGTCGCGGTTCCGGCGGGAGATCTACTCGCGGTGTATGGATGA
- a CDS encoding helix-turn-helix domain-containing protein encodes MSPRPYRMGQRQAASEQTRARILAAARELLLESEGFSGFSIDAVARKADVARMTVYHQFGSKVGLLEALSDYLAMQGGMDQLPNAFRRSEPLEALDEYIAIFGRFWNSDRLVTRRLRALAALDPDFEQVVRARDERRRQGLRVIVGRLTEKYGQPGAEEADEVVNILYTLLSFESFDTLAGPERSLEEVAPIVRQLAYKALDLKEG; translated from the coding sequence ATGAGTCCTCGTCCGTATCGTATGGGGCAGCGGCAGGCCGCTTCTGAACAAACACGAGCTCGTATTCTGGCCGCGGCGCGTGAGTTGCTGCTGGAGAGTGAGGGTTTTTCCGGTTTCAGCATCGATGCCGTAGCGCGCAAGGCGGATGTTGCCCGCATGACCGTCTATCACCAGTTCGGCTCCAAGGTCGGGCTGCTTGAGGCCTTGAGCGATTACCTTGCTATGCAGGGAGGCATGGATCAACTGCCTAATGCCTTTCGTCGTTCCGAACCACTCGAGGCCCTGGATGAATATATTGCCATCTTCGGCCGTTTCTGGAACTCGGACCGGCTCGTAACTCGTCGACTTCGCGCCCTGGCAGCGCTTGACCCGGACTTCGAGCAGGTGGTGCGGGCACGAGACGAGCGGCGAAGGCAGGGTCTTCGTGTCATCGTAGGGCGACTCACGGAAAAATACGGACAACCGGGCGCAGAGGAAGCGGACGAGGTAGTCAATATTCTCTACACCCTTCTGAGCTTCGAAAGCTTCGATACCCTTGCCGGTCCCGAGCGTAGCCTTGAGGAAGTTGCGCCTATCGTGCGGCAACTTGCGTATAAGGCGCTTGATTTGAAAGAAGGATAG
- a CDS encoding kelch repeat-containing protein, whose protein sequence is MLRHVRQPFLLVILLVGLFSLAVGVASAQTRTPFKAKGGTWSLTGSMNVARASHTATLLPDGNVLVAGGTSTSFTGGIPGMLKMLKVHPEAALGSAELYDPSTATWSLTGSMHYRRAGHTATLLPNGKVLVAGGYTNTAELYNPKNSKWTRTGSMQVPRDVATATLLPNGNVLVAGGYDVETQSYLNSAEIYTPSTGKWSPAASMNFARAIATATLLPNGLVLVAGGADSNGVAQASTELYDPAKNTWTVGPSMNIARDSHTATLLPNGQVLVAGGSNPGGDTDTAELYDPAKNQWTLTNPMHTSRSGHTATLLNNGQVLVAGGYDTATTELYDPGKGQWFITGSMSTQRLNFTATLLSDGKVLAAGGEDGNLSPLASAELYTPPGHNPPPTKWQLTGSMNDAREEHTAVLLPNGNVLVAGGNGSSGGPLASAELYDPSTGTWSRTGSMNDARYCHTMTLLQNGDVLVAGGSDLSSTLATAELYDPSSGKWSPTGSMNVPRCRFTATLLNNGEVLVTGGINNNGIQSSSELYNPSTGTWSLTASMNSPRYFHQATLLPGGDVLVAGGSNNGQTLATAEVYDPSKGTWSLTGSMHSPRIGHTMLLLPNGQVLVAGGDDSTGHFLASAELYDPGSGAWSLTGSMHTSRANHVMVLLSNGQVLVSGGQNTSQFSALASAELYNPATGKWKTTDNMYSTRVYHTATLLNNGQVLVAGGRDTNFSTLSSAELYTP, encoded by the coding sequence ATGCTTCGACATGTACGGCAACCGTTTCTCCTGGTTATTCTTCTGGTAGGATTATTTTCATTGGCGGTAGGAGTCGCATCGGCTCAGACACGTACACCTTTTAAAGCAAAAGGAGGTACCTGGAGTTTGACCGGCAGCATGAATGTTGCGCGAGCAAGTCATACCGCGACGCTCTTGCCTGATGGAAACGTTCTCGTCGCGGGAGGTACTTCAACATCCTTTACCGGTGGCATACCGGGAATGTTGAAAATGCTCAAAGTTCATCCAGAGGCTGCTCTAGGCTCTGCCGAGTTATATGATCCATCGACCGCTACGTGGAGCTTGACCGGCAGTATGCATTATAGACGTGCTGGTCATACCGCGACTTTGCTGCCGAATGGGAAAGTTCTGGTTGCCGGGGGATATACCAATACAGCCGAGTTGTACAATCCCAAGAACAGCAAATGGACACGCACAGGGAGCATGCAAGTTCCTCGCGATGTTGCGACAGCCACGCTGCTTCCCAATGGTAACGTGCTGGTCGCCGGAGGATACGATGTCGAGACCCAAAGTTATCTGAACTCCGCCGAAATTTATACTCCCTCAACCGGAAAATGGAGTCCGGCGGCCAGCATGAATTTTGCGCGCGCCATCGCGACGGCGACCCTTTTACCCAATGGCCTGGTCCTGGTTGCAGGTGGTGCTGATAGTAATGGAGTAGCTCAGGCATCAACCGAACTGTATGACCCGGCAAAAAATACCTGGACGGTCGGCCCAAGTATGAATATCGCGCGTGATAGTCACACGGCCACACTCTTACCCAATGGGCAGGTCTTAGTTGCAGGCGGCTCCAACCCTGGTGGCGATACAGATACGGCAGAACTCTATGATCCGGCCAAAAACCAGTGGACCCTGACGAATCCAATGCATACCTCGCGCAGTGGGCATACCGCGACATTGCTGAATAACGGCCAGGTGCTGGTCGCCGGAGGGTATGATACCGCGACTACCGAATTGTATGACCCAGGCAAGGGGCAATGGTTCATTACCGGGAGTATGAGTACTCAACGCCTGAACTTTACTGCCACTTTACTGTCAGATGGCAAAGTGTTAGCCGCTGGCGGCGAAGATGGCAATCTTTCACCGTTAGCCTCGGCAGAACTCTATACGCCACCGGGACATAATCCACCGCCAACGAAGTGGCAGCTCACAGGGAGCATGAACGATGCTCGTGAGGAACACACTGCTGTTCTTCTGCCCAATGGCAACGTTTTAGTTGCGGGGGGAAATGGCAGTTCAGGAGGCCCGCTCGCATCCGCCGAGCTATATGACCCCTCGACCGGCACCTGGAGCCGTACAGGCAGTATGAACGACGCGCGTTACTGTCATACGATGACGCTGCTGCAAAATGGTGATGTTCTCGTTGCAGGTGGTTCTGATTTGAGCAGTACCCTGGCAACTGCCGAGTTATATGACCCCTCTAGCGGCAAGTGGAGTCCAACCGGCAGTATGAATGTTCCTCGTTGCAGGTTTACTGCGACACTACTGAATAACGGTGAAGTTCTGGTCACTGGCGGTATTAACAATAACGGTATCCAGTCGTCATCCGAACTGTATAACCCCTCGACCGGCACCTGGAGTTTAACCGCTAGCATGAATAGTCCGCGCTACTTCCATCAGGCAACGCTACTGCCCGGTGGCGATGTGCTGGTTGCGGGTGGCTCAAACAATGGCCAGACCCTGGCTACAGCGGAAGTGTATGATCCATCTAAGGGGACGTGGAGCTTGACCGGCAGTATGCATAGCCCTCGTATTGGTCATACCATGCTGCTATTACCCAATGGTCAGGTACTTGTTGCTGGTGGCGACGATTCTACCGGTCATTTCCTGGCATCCGCAGAGCTTTACGATCCCGGTTCAGGCGCCTGGAGTCTGACCGGCAGCATGCATACCTCTCGGGCCAACCATGTTATGGTACTGCTATCCAACGGGCAGGTTCTGGTTTCTGGTGGCCAAAATACATCCCAGTTTTCAGCACTCGCATCGGCGGAGCTATACAATCCTGCCACCGGCAAATGGAAAACCACTGATAACATGTACTCGACACGTGTCTATCACACGGCCACCCTTTTAAACAATGGGCAGGTGTTGGTCGCGGGAGGACGAGATACAAACTTCAGTACGCTTTCGTCGGCAGAATTGTATACGCCTTGA